A window of Helicobacter macacae MIT 99-5501 genomic DNA:
TTTGTGGCTACAAATGCTACTATTGCTTTGATAAGCCAAGACACAGATTTATATATAGATTCTATTCACAAGTGAGTTTAAGGAGTTTTTGTGGTTGATTATGGGATAAAATTTTGGTCAAATGATGATTTCATCATCGAAGATGGACTTGTCAAAGTAAATCATCAAAGCAAACCCTCGCTTTTAGAGATAGTCCAAGAAGTGCGCGCACAAGGATATAAAGGTCCTTTGCTAGTGCGATTCCCACACCTCATAGACAAGCAGATAAGAGAGCTTTTTGGTGCGTTTAAAAACGCGATAAAAGAGTATTCTTACAAGGGCAAGTTCAAAGCAGTTTTTCCTCTCAAAGTCAATCAAATGCCAAACTTTATCCTACCTCTTGTGGATTGTGCTCAAGGTAGGTGCTATGGGCTAGAGGCTGGCTCAAAGTCCGAGCTTATCATCGCTATGGCTTATACAAATGAGGATTGTCCTATCACGGTAAATGGCTTCAAAGACAAGGAGATGACTTCGCTAGGGTTTATCGCTGCTAAGATGGGGCACAATATCACGCTTACTATTGAGGGACTAAATGAGCTAAACTCCATAATCGAAGTGGCAAAAGAAATGGGCGAGCCATATCCAAATATCGGGCTTAGAATCCGCCTGCATAGCACAGGCACAGGAGTGTGGGGCAAGTCAGGCGGCATAAATGCGAAGTTTGGGCTTACTTCTACGGAGTTGCTAGAAGCAATCAAACTACTTGAGCAATCAAATCTTTTAACACAATTTAGTATGATTCACTTCCATATAGGTAGCCAAATAAGCGATATTTCCCCGCTAAAAAAAGCCATAAGGGAAGTGGGAAATATCTATGCGGAGCTACGAAAGATGGGGGCAAAAAACCTCACTTGTGTAAATATCGGTGGTGGGCTAGCCGTAGAATACACCCAGCACGATGGCGCAAACAATCGCAACTACACGCTAAGCGAATTTAGCGGAGATGTCGTGTTTTCGCTAAAAGAGATTGTCAAAAACAAGCAAGAAAAAGAGCCAGATATTTTCATAGAATCAGGACGATTTGTCAGCGCAAATCACGCCGTGCTAGTCGCGCCCGTGTTAGAGCTATTTAGCCAAGAGTATGATGAGAAAGCCCTAAGACTAAAAGAAAAAAACCCACCGCTTATTGCTGAAATGCTAGATTTATACCGAAGTATGAGTGAGAAAAATGCCATAGAATATCTCCACGATAGTCTTGACCATATGGAGTCGCTACTTACGCTTTTTGACTTGGGGTATATCGATTTGACAGACCGCTCAAACACGGAAGTTCTAGTTCATCTAATCATCAAAAAAGTCATCAAACTTCTAAAGCACAAAAATCACAATGAAATCATTAGAATCCAAGAGCAAGTCCAAGAGCGTTATTTGCTAAATTGTAGTTTTTTCCAGAGTTTGCCTGATTATTGGGGGCTTGGGCAAAATTTCCCCGTAATGCCACTAGATAGGCTAAATCGCCGTCCTACTCGTGGTGCTAGCCTATGGGATATTACTTGCGATAGCGATGGAGAAATCGCCTTTGACGCAAAAAAGCCACTTTATCTACACGATGTCGATGTAACGCGTGAGGAGTATTTTTTGGGATTTTTCCTTGTGGGTGCTTATCAAGAAGTGCTAGGAATGCGGCACAATCTTTTCACTCACCCCACAGAGTTTAGCGTGGTGTTTGATGAGGATTTAAACAAAGGCTATGAAATCCAAAATCTACTTGAAGCACAAAATGTGCTTGATGTGCTTGATGATTTGGACTATGACACCAAAGAAATTGAGCGGATACTAAAACAGAGAATCGATGAAGCAAAAATCAGTGATGAGGACAAAAAAGAAGTGCTAGGACAGCTCTATGTGATGCTAAGTGAAAATGGCTACTTGCGAACTATCAAAAATACCGATGAAAATGATGAATAAAGCAAGCACTAGCAAAAGAAAAGCTCCTCTACCTAAGGAATAAAATGCCACACAAAAAAACCACCAAAGCTACCCAAACACTTAAAGATATGCCAAATGCACAAGATGCGCAAGGTGGGCAAAATCCACAAGACACACAAAATCCGCAAGGCGAGGATATGACGCCCTCTCCCCTCCAAGCAGGATTTTGGGAAATCATTAGAGAGGATTTTGCCACACCCGAAATCAAAGACCCCGCACTAAAAAACCCTATCGAATTGTTTTTTAATTACCCGGGTGTTGTGGCATTGTTTCACTATCGATTTGCGCATTTCCTCCACACAAGAGATTGGAAGATTTTAGCTCGTATCATTATGGGCTTTGCTCAATTCCTCACAAATATTGACATTCACCCCGCCGCTCGTATCGGCAGGAGAGTGTTTATCGACCACGGCATAGGCGTAGTCATAGGCGAGACTGCTATCATTGGCGATGAAGTAACGATTTATCAAGGGGTAAGCTTAGGAGGAGTAAGCCTAAAGCGCACCAAGCGACACCCCACACTAGAATCAGGCGTAGTAGTAGGAGCAGGCGCAAAAGTGCTAGGCGATATAACCATAGGGGCAAACGCTAAAATCGGGGCAAATTCTGTCGTGGTAAAAGATGTGCCAAAGGGATGCACAGCAGTGGGGATACCTGCTAGGATTTTGACACCACAGAGCAAGGCAGATGAGGGGGCAAGCGATAGTTTCACAGATGAAGCGCAACACAAGGCAAAACCTAGCACGGATTTTGGTGAGATTTTGGAGCAAAATAACGATACACGAACAAAACTGCCCGATGTCAGCAAAAGCGCGTTTTTATACCTGCTAGAGCGAATCGAAATCTTAGAGCAAGAAAAAGCATTGCGCGAAGCGCAAAAAGAAAATGGCGATAGCTTCGCAGGAAAAGACTGCGAGGAAGCACTAGAGGAGCTACAACAAATGCGCGAAAAACTAGAGAAACGATATGAAAAATATATCGCGGCTTTTAGAGACTAGAAATATTTTGGATTTTATTGTGATAGATTTTGATAAAAACGAGGATTATCAAGGTATTTAAAAGTGCAAAAACGCCAAAAACTACAAAATCTAATAAACAAAGGAGTAAAAATGAGCAAGAATCATTTCGCACAAGAAATCCAAAAAACACAAGAAAATCCAAAAAATACAAGAAAATCCAAAAACCAAATAAAGATTTTTGTAAAGTCTTTTGCACAAAATGTGAGAGATGATTTTGCAAATGTCATAAAAGCAAAAATAGCTGTTGTGTCGCTTTTGGCGGGGCTTTTATCTCTTAGTGTAGCTTACACACAAGGCACAGCGCAAAATTTGGCACAAAATCCCAAAAGCGATTTTAAGCGATATGAGCTAAAAGAGGGTAGAGATTTTGTTGTGCTAAAAGAGCCACTGCCAAATGCACAAAACTCCGTGATAGAGATTTTTAGCTATGCCTGCCCGTTTTGCTATCGGTATTCCAAAATCTTGCCTAAAGTCATTGAGTCTTTGCCAAAAAATGTCGAGTTTAAGCCCTATCATTTAGAAAAAATGGGGGATTATGGCAAGGTGGCTTCCCAAGTTTTTGCAGTATTGCTAGATAAGGACAAAAAGTCAAATATCACTACCAAAGATAGCAAATCTGCCTTTCTCAAAGCGCAAAATGCCTACTTCAGCGAATACAACATAAAAAAAGAGCGGTGGGGGCAGGGCAAAAATCTTCAAGCATTTTTGCACACAGGGCTAGATGCAGCAGGAGTAAAGATAGAGGAGTTTTATGCAGCATTGCAAGAAAGTGGCGTGCAAGAGATTTTGCGCTCTTGGGAGGCGGGCTATGAGGTTGCTATCATTCAAGGTGTGCCAGCATTTGTGGTAAATGGTAAATATTTGATTTATACCAAGTCTATCGCTTCGCTAAAAGATTTGGAATACAAAATAGATGAGCTTCTAAAAAAGTAGCAAAATATAGCAACGCAAACAACACAAAAGCACAAAAATGACGCAAAATCCACAAAAGCAGCTTATTTCACAAAAGCTAGCATATTTTTGGTGGGCTTGCGCACTTTGTTGCTTTGCTTTGGTTGGAATCTCACATTTATTTTTCCAAAATTATTTGTTTATGCGCCCTTGTGAGCAGTGCGTATATATCCGCTATGCTTTTGTTACTCTTGGACTTGGTGGGGCGATTTTAGGATTTGGATTTCAAGTCCAAAAAAAGCAAAATCTAGCAAGTGGTATGTTTTTCATAGTTGGGGTTTTAGCCAATATTTTAGGCTTTTTGGTGGCGTTTTATGGAAGCATTCGTGGGATTATTTATAGTGCTTTTTTGCTAAAGGTTCATCGTGCGCTAAATTCAAGCGTGTTTAGTGATTCTAGTGAATTTGTAGAATCTAGCGAAGAGATTGAAGAAGTTATTTTTGGCTTGCAGGGGTGCTCTATGAAGCCTAGATTTGATTTTGGCTTGCCTTTAGATGAGTGGCTACCAAGTGTTTTTGCTCCCACAGGCGATTGCGGGCAAGACTTTGCTTTGCCACCTAGTGATATGGTTTTAGCCCCATTGCGTGAGTATTTTATCGAGGCATATTCGCAAGGGTGGTATCTGCTCCCAAGTGTGAAATTTGGCACTATGGCAGAGTGCTGTTTGCTAGCTTTTGGCATTGGATTTATTTTGCTTAGTGTTGGTTTTGTGTGCTATGTTCGTAGTGTTGTGCCATTTTTGTGTGCTAGATTTTGCGCTTTGGCACAAAAATATGCTAAAATCAGCTGAATTTTGAATTTGCAAAAATCGCTCAAACAAAACTTTAAGGAGTAGAAAATGAAAATACTTGTCGTGCAAGGACCAAATCTAAACCTGCTAGGACACCGAGACCCTAGAATCTATGGACCACTCACACTAGAGCAAATCCACGAAAATATGCGCACTTTTGCCAAGCAAAACAACTTTGAGCTAGACTTTTTCCAAAGCAACTTTGAGGGCGAAATCATCGACAAACTTCAAGAATGCGTAGGTGGCGAATATAGCGGAGTGCTTATCAACCCCGCTGCTTATGCACACACTTCCATAGGCATAGCTGATGCGATAATGTCTTGTGGTGTGCCTGTGGTGGAGGTGCATATCAGCAATATTTTTGCTAGAGAGGATTATCGCAAGGTAAGTTATAGTGGTGGAGTTTGTGCAGGTGTGATAACAGGCTTTGGCGCGTATGGCTATCATATCGGGCTTATAGCACTTGGGCAGATAATAAGCGAGCTAGAGGCTTTCAAAGCAAGCCAAGAAGCTCAAGCCAAAAATGCCCAAAACCAAAATAACTAGCCAAAATCTATGACGAGCCAAAAGCGTTCTAAATTCTCACACTTCATTACCCAAGATGAAAGTGCGCAGTATTTTGAGGTGGGGTATAGCTGTGATAATGCGATTTTGCTGTGTCTAGGAGATGAGCGCGTATTTATCACAGATGCGCGCTATACCACAGAAGCAAGCGAAAATCTATCTAGTGGCGTAGAGCTAGTCCAAAGTAATAACTTGCTAGAATCTGCCATAAACATTCTTTCAAAATCTGCCATAAAATCCCTTAGCTTTGATAGCACACAGCTTAGCGTAAGTGCGTTTGAGAAGCTAAAATCCACCCTCCAAATCGAGCTAAAACCTACTCCAAACTTTCATCAAATGCTACGAATCTGCAAAAGCGAGCAAGAAATCTCTCTCATCAAAGAATCCCAGCGACTAAACAAAGAGGCTTATAAAAGATTTGCCAAAATCATAGATGAAATATGTAGCGACAAAAATAGTGCGTATCAAAAAGTGTTTTTAGATGATAGCCACTCTTTAAGCGAAAAAGAGCTTTTTGCCATAGCCAAAGTAGTGCTAGAAAACGGCGGGAAGTATGATTTGAGCTTTTGCCCCATACTAGCGATAAACCAAAACGCCGCTAAGCCTCACGCTCTGCCAAGTGATAAAAAACTGCAAAATGGAGATTTGCTTTTGTTTGACGCAGGAATCAAGTATAAACGATATTGTTCAGATATGACGCGCACGACTAGAATTAACTTTGAGTGCGAGGATTTTGCACGCGATAATTTTGAGTGTGGGAACTTTGGGTGCAAAAATGGTAGCAAGCAAGAATCTAGCGAGGCAAAATCTAGTGGCACACATTTTGACAAATCACAAACATTTGCCAACAAAGAGCTACAAAAAATCTATGATACCGTGCTAAAAGCACAAGAAAACTGCATAAAAAACTTACGCGCAGGAATGAGCGGAAAGCAAATAGACGCACTCGCACGAGGAGTAATAGAAAAGGCTGGATTTGGCAAGTATTTTTCACACAGCACAGGACACGGCATAGGGCTTGACATACACGAGCAGCCTTTCATCTCTGCACGAAGTGAGACTATCATAGAGGATAATATGGTGTTTTCTATCGAGCCCGGAATCTATATCCCACAGCACTATGGCGTGCGGATAGAGGATTTGGTAGTAGTGCGAGGTGGCAAGGCAGAAGTTTTATGATTTTTGCGCTTAAATCTAAAATCTTTCAAAAATCCCTAAAAAAGCCATAAAAATCTGCGGGATTTAAAATCAAAAAAATATCACAAAAATATAACGCAAAATCGTGCGGTAGCTTTAGTGCTGATTTTGCTTTAAGTATTATTGATTCAATCTATGTTTTTTAGTGATTTTGCTTGGCTAAGTAGTAGGAGTTTGGATTCTTTTAGGCTCTGTATTTGGGCTTGCAAAATCACCTCTTTTTGCTCATAAAAATCGTTTATCGCTTCACTTAGGCTAAAAAGCGTGGTTTTATAAAGCGCGTTTGTAAGCAATAGCTTATCTTGAAATGCAAGAAAATGTAGCCCCTGATTTAGGCATTCGCGCACATTTTCTAGGCTTAAGTGAAATGGCTCAAACTCACTTGGATTTTCCAGGTGCTTTTTTAGTGCGTAAGTCATTTTGTTATCAAGGCTTTCTAGAGTAAATTCTATGGTGTTTTGATACTCTAAGATTAGGATATTTTTTAGACTAGCTAGCTCGACTTCAAGCCTGCTAAGTGCCCTCTCCTGCAGTAGTGCATACTCCCTCACAAAAGAATCTAGCAGTGAATTGATAGATTTTGCAGATTCTGCGTAGCTTGTAGAGAGTGTAGAATTTGCAGAATTTGCATTTGTAGGATTTGTAGAACCTAGTGCATTGCTTGATAGATTTTGCACTACATTTTGCCCTAAGTTTTGGTAAATATCCTCATAAGCACAAAGCCTAGATTTCCACTCCTCTAGCATAGCGATAAACTCACGCTCTTGTGTGATGAGAAACTCTCTAAAATCTTGCCCAAAATCACTTATCATAAAGCCTATTTTCCGTAAATCTCGCAAGTAAGTGTTTTCGCTTTTTGTTAGCTCACTTTTTAGCGTGTCTTTTGGAAGCATTGTGATAGTTTTTTCTTGTGTGGTTGATTTTTTTAGCCCTAGTGCGTTTTTGCGCGTGGTGTGGTAAGGGATTTGTCGGCTTTCTTGGGCGTTGAAAATGTATTGTGCGAGGCTATCAAGTTTGGCATTTAGCTGTGGGAAAAGCGTGTCAAACTTCATACTTAGCCCGCTTTGATTAGCATTAAACCTCACAAATGCTGCTTTTGTTTTTAGGGATTGTGCGAGTGATAGCCTTAAGCGCAGGCTTTTATGCACCCTAAATGCCTCACTTATTAGCAAAGATTTTAGCGAGCGCAAAATCTTTTTGGTTTTTATCTGTGTGCTTTTTGTTCGTAGCTCTTTTTGGATAAAATCTAGGACAGCTTGGATATTTGAGCTTTCCCAAAGCGCGTTTTTTGGACTACCATTTGGACTATTTTTTGAGCTATCGCTTTTGTAAGAATCTAGTGCTTGCTTTGCAGAAATAGGGATAATCTCGGCAAAAAACCCGCTAAATGCGCTATTTGCATAGGCTAGACTTGTGCTAATTTCTTGGCTATCTTTTAGCCTATCTTTTTGGTTTAGGATACATAGGCTTTTGGCAGAGTATTGCTTTAGGTGTTCTTGCAATATGTCTTTTTCACTTTGCTTACCGACATTGTCGATGAGGGAAAGCCAAATGATACCATCGACTTCGCGCAAAATCGCATTGGTCGTATCCGTGTCGATTTGATTTTGGGAGTTAAACCCCGGGGTGTCTAAAAATGTAATGTTTTTTAGTAGTTCTATGGGGGCTTGTAGCTTGAAGTGCGAAATCGTGGCGTTTTCTATACTATCGACTTGGTGGAGATATGCTAGAGGTTTTAGCTTTATGCTAGAATCTTTGTAATGCACTTCTATAAGCAGATTTTGAAGCAAGTTTTTAGGCAAATTTTGAGATGAGTTTTTAGGTGGATTTTGCGATAAATTTTGCAAAATATTTTGTGAAGCATTTTGCAGATGATTTGTATCTTGTGGATTGTTTTGGCTTATGGCAGTGCCCAAATTCTCTCCATAAGAGATTTCACATACTTTCGCAGTAACAGGCGTAACACCACTAGGGAGAATCTCGCCCCCCAAAAGCGCGTTTATAAAGCTACTTTTGCCACTTGAGAATTGCCCCACAATAGCGATTTTTAGATGAGAGATTTGCTCTTTTGAGCGCGTTTCTAGCTCTAGATTTTGCAATACTTTTTCTTGCGCACAATCTTTTTGTGTGCTAGCCCCACTCAAAAATCGACTTTGATTTAGTGCGTATCTTGTGTTATTTATAGCCTGCTGCAATGGATTGTTTGCATTTGCCTTTAGGCATTCTTGGATAAATGATTCTAGCAAAGAATCTAGCGCATTTTGGGATTGTATCTCACTCATTGCAATGCCTTTATGATAATCTCTAATTCATTTTGAATGTCTTTTAGGGCTTTATCTTTATTTGCACAAGCTGATTTTAGGCTCTCTATGTCGGTGTTTTTTATCGCTTCTAGGCTTTTGGCAATCGTTTCCTCAATCAAAGCTACTTTAGCTTTGGTAGCCTTTAGACTTGCTTCCAAAATCTCCTCAAACTCGCTTAAAAATGCGGATTTTATCGCTGCATTGTTTTCTAAAATAATCTCACTAAGACTTGCAAATCCACTTTTAAGCGCACTATCTAGCGCATTTCTAAAATCCACTTCCAAAGTAGATTTTGAAGCGGATTTATAAGAGCTAATCACAGCATAGACACTAGAGATAAGAGTAGATTTGATATGAGATAAATGCTCTTTTGCATTTAAAGAAAACAAATCGCTAGAATCAAATTTGGGCTTTTGCTTAGATTCTACCCTAGATTTTATCGTAGAATCTGCACTATAATCCGCAGAATCTACACCACTTTTAGAATCCACAAGCAGTGTTTGTGCACTCATAAAATCTATCATTTGGATACTTGCTTTTAGGCTAGCGATTTTTTGGGCACTCTTGTAGCGATATTCGCGAAGCAAATCCGCACTTATATCATCGATACCTACTTCTAGTAGCTGGCTTACGCGCTCTTTTTTTGGCACACTGCCACGAGAGATTTCATAGAGCATATCATCATACACTAGGCTATTTAGTCGGTTTTTGTGCATATTTAGATTTGTTGTTATGATTTTTTGTAGTCCTGCTAGGTAGGATTCTAGCTCACTGCCAAGTGCGCTAAACTCGGCTTTTTGCGCTTCATAGCCCTGCATTATGGCTTCTTGTTTTGCTTTTGTGTCTTTTATGACGGATTCTAGCTCATCTTTTGAAGCGTAGCTTAAGCACAGCTCTATACCGACTTTTTCAATCTCCTCTTTGACAATCCCACCCACAGCCCTATAAGCACGATACAAAATATCTCGTTGCTTTTGGCTATTTTCACCTAGAAGCGCGTTGTCTAAGTAGTCTTGGACGGCTAGGATTCCTGTTTTTTCTTTGTCATAGCCTTTTGCGCTGGCTTGGGCTATGATTTGGGCGTTGTTGCTTGTGTAGCCTAGTGCGAAGTAGCTTGATATGGGGATAAAATCTATGCGAGATAAAAGCGCGTCTATATCGCCATCAAAGCGCGCTTTTGTAAGCTCTTTTGCTAGTGAAGCGCGGGTATAATATAGGCTAGATTCTAGCTCTTTTGGGCTTAGCAAATCAGCCCTACTTAGCACAACCAAAAGTCTAGCGACATTTGAGCGCAAAAGGCACTCCAAGATAAAATCCATATCCACTTCAGTAGCCGCACAGCTCGCATTCATAATGTGTATAAGCAAATCACAATGAGTGATAAATTCTCGTGTGATTTTTTCTCTAGCGCGTATAGGGTCATCTAGTCCCGGTGTATCGACTATCTCTACGCCATTGCTAGATTTGCTAGAATCAGCATCTAAGCGTTTGTTTTGTAAAAATGGTAGTGCGATAAAAAGCTCGACTTTTTTGATGAGGTTGCAATATTTTGTAGAGCTATTTGCCGAAGTATAATCACGCAATTCTCCCAAATCTATATCTTTGCTTCCTTGCTCCAAAAGGGATTCTAGCTCATTGCCAAAAGCCTCTTTTGTAGATTTTACAAATTCGCTCATATTTTTATCACTCAAATCATTTTCAAACCCTCCCCACTCCTGCTTACTCCAAAAATGAACCCTTGCAAAATCTTTTGTGCTATTCCCCTCTTTTTTATCTGCATTTTCAAAAATCGGGCGCAAAATACTAAGATTTGCCGTCTCTGGAATCGTGCTAGTGCCCAAAATCTCTCTACCCAAAAGCGCGTTTAGAAAGGTGCTTTTACCCGCACTTAGCACGCCTGTGATACCGATAGAAAATGATTGATTAGCACTTTTTTGTTGGATTTGAGATAGGGCGGTGGGGTTAGAAATACCGATAGTATTTAGCTGCTTTATGAGAGAATCTAGCTCATTTTGCAGGGCTTTTAGATTTAGTGTTTTTGCTGGACTTTGTGTCGCTTCTTTGGTGGCGTTGTTTTGCTCTTTGGCAAAGTTTTCAAAAAGTGCTAGAAGTGTGCGAGTGTGGGTAGTGCTTAAAAGATTTGCGCTATTTAGTCGCAAAAAATGCGGGGCAAGTGCCACTAATCGCACAGCACTTAGCTCAAATAAAATGTGCTTTTGGGTGGCTTGCAATGTGTCAAAATCTAGCTCAAAATCTCTCTTAAAATCAGTTTCTTGCCAAAAATTTTGAATAAGATTTATAAAAATCTTGCTTTGGCAAAATGTATCAAAATTATCAGTATTTGCACTTAGGATAATGGCTAATTCTTGCGCGTTTTGGGTGATTTGTATGGATTTTGCGCTGTGGTTTGTGCTGTTTTGGCTACTTGGATAAAAAACAGCACAAAAATCCTGCCATAATTTTTCTCTTTGTTTGCTTTGCTTGCTAGAGGGACTAATATCTGTGGGCTTACTAGCAGAAATACTAGAGTGTGTATGAGAATGTGTGGGCTGCTTATGTGGCATTTATCTAGCCTTTTTGTTTTGCTATGTGTTGCTTACTTTTGCGCTAAAATTTGTGATTGTAGCATATTTAGTTTGTGTAGGCATTTGTTTTGCAAAAATTGTGCGATATTTTAAAAAGAACAGTTTTTCTAGGAATATTTTGTCAAGTGTCGCCTTGCAAAGAGGGTTTTTAAGATTTTATCGTGTTATAATTTTACACAAATCAGTCCCATAAAATCAAAACCTTAAAAATAGGATTTTACAATGACAGAGATTGACAAGCAAAGCCTGCAAAATGCCAAAAGGCTTTTTGAAAGCGCGGATATAGACAAAATCGAAGTAGGCACAACACAAGGGCTTAAAGCGATTCACAAATACCTTTTTGATGGCTTATATGACTTTGCAGGAAAAATAAGAGTGCAAAATATCTCAAAAGGCAATTTTCGCTTTGCAAATGCACTTTATCTAAAAGAAGTGCTAAAAGTCATAGATACGATGAGTGAGAGAGATTTTGAAAGCATTATCACTAAGTATGTGGAGATGAATATCGCCCATCCGTTTATGGAGGGCAATGGCAGGGCTACTAGAATCTGGCTTGATATGATTTTTAGGAAAAATTTGGGTGTCGTGGTGGCGTGGCAAAATATCGACAAGCATAAATACTTACAAGCTATGGAGCGAAGCCCCGTGAATGATTTGGAGCTAAAATCTTTGATTTACCCAAACTTAAGTGCAAATATCAATGATATAGAATCGATTTTCAAAGGCATAGAGCAATCGTATTTTTATGAAAGCAATGATTAGCACCGACTTACAAAATACCAAAAATACACTTTTAAGCAAAACGCTATCAAAAAATCGCTAGAATCTCGTTTTTATTTTTTGTGTAAAATTAAGCGTCTATATTGTCGCTAAGCAAGATTGCACAAATCCCAAACTTCAGCTATTCCTAAAAAGGCAATCACAATATAAAGCACGCAACCAAGCACAAATCAAGCAAAATCACAAAAATCAAAGGAAGCAAAATGCAAACCCCACAAAATCTACAAAAACAAAATCTACTCTATGAGGGCAAAGGCAAAAAGCTCTATGCCACACAAGATGCAAATCTCATCATCGCAGAGTTTAAAGACGACTTAACGGCATTTAACGCGCTCAAAAAAAGCACGCAAGAGGGCAAAGGCTCGCTAAATTGCCTTATTAGTTCTGCGATTTTTGAGATTTTGGCAAAAAATGGTGTTGCTAGCCATTTTGTCGCTAGGCTAGATGAGAGCAATATGCTTTGCAAAAAAGTTTCTATCATTCCGCTTGAAGTAGTCGTGCGAAATATCGCCACAGGCTCGCTTAGCAAGCGACTTGGCATAGAAGATGGCAAAGTGCTACCCTTTAGCCTTGTGGAGTTTTATTACAAAGATGATTTACTAGGCGACCCACTTGTAAATGACGAGCACTGCGAGCTACTAGGAATCATAAAAGACAAAAACGATTTGGAGATTTTGCGACAAAAGGCTTTGGAAGTAAATAAGATTTTGCGTTCATTTTTTGATGAGAGAGGGGTAAATCTTGTGGATTTCAAGCTAGAATTTGGACGAGAAGCGCAAGGTGGCACAGGAGAGATTTTGCTAGCTGATGAGATTTCCCCTGATAGCTGCAGGCTATGGGATAAGGCGACAAATAAAAAACTTGACAAAGATAGATTCCGCCAAGATTTGGGCAATCTAAAAGAGGCTTATGAGGAAATCCTAAAGCGCATTCAAGGCTAGCAAAAACTTAAAAACAAATCCGCAAATCTAACTTCAAGGAATGACAATGAAAGCAAAGGTAACTATCTACCTAAAAGAGGGCGTGCTAGACCCTCAAGCAAAAGCAATCCACAACGCCATAAAATCCTTTAATATTGATGAAATAAAACAAGTCAGCATAGCAAAGCAAATAACGCTAGATTTTGGCTCTTGTGATAAAGACAGCGCACAAAATCTAGCCCAAAAAATTGCCAAAGATTTGCTAGCAAATCCTGTGATTGAGGATTATGCGATAGAAATGCTAAAATAGAATCAAAAAGAGGATAGAAATGGTAGCAATAGCGCGTTTTGCTGGGACAAATTGCGAATTTGATATGCAATATGTGTATGAAAAGATTTTGGGTGTGCCCTGCAAGATTGT
This region includes:
- a CDS encoding dynamin family protein is translated as MSEIQSQNALDSLLESFIQECLKANANNPLQQAINNTRYALNQSRFLSGASTQKDCAQEKVLQNLELETRSKEQISHLKIAIVGQFSSGKSSFINALLGGEILPSGVTPVTAKVCEISYGENLGTAISQNNPQDTNHLQNASQNILQNLSQNPPKNSSQNLPKNLLQNLLIEVHYKDSSIKLKPLAYLHQVDSIENATISHFKLQAPIELLKNITFLDTPGFNSQNQIDTDTTNAILREVDGIIWLSLIDNVGKQSEKDILQEHLKQYSAKSLCILNQKDRLKDSQEISTSLAYANSAFSGFFAEIIPISAKQALDSYKSDSSKNSPNGSPKNALWESSNIQAVLDFIQKELRTKSTQIKTKKILRSLKSLLISEAFRVHKSLRLRLSLAQSLKTKAAFVRFNANQSGLSMKFDTLFPQLNAKLDSLAQYIFNAQESRQIPYHTTRKNALGLKKSTTQEKTITMLPKDTLKSELTKSENTYLRDLRKIGFMISDFGQDFREFLITQEREFIAMLEEWKSRLCAYEDIYQNLGQNVVQNLSSNALGSTNPTNANSANSTLSTSYAESAKSINSLLDSFVREYALLQERALSRLEVELASLKNILILEYQNTIEFTLESLDNKMTYALKKHLENPSEFEPFHLSLENVRECLNQGLHFLAFQDKLLLTNALYKTTLFSLSEAINDFYEQKEVILQAQIQSLKESKLLLLSQAKSLKNID
- a CDS encoding dynamin family protein, with the translated sequence MPHKQPTHSHTHSSISASKPTDISPSSKQSKQREKLWQDFCAVFYPSSQNSTNHSAKSIQITQNAQELAIILSANTDNFDTFCQSKIFINLIQNFWQETDFKRDFELDFDTLQATQKHILFELSAVRLVALAPHFLRLNSANLLSTTHTRTLLALFENFAKEQNNATKEATQSPAKTLNLKALQNELDSLIKQLNTIGISNPTALSQIQQKSANQSFSIGITGVLSAGKSTFLNALLGREILGTSTIPETANLSILRPIFENADKKEGNSTKDFARVHFWSKQEWGGFENDLSDKNMSEFVKSTKEAFGNELESLLEQGSKDIDLGELRDYTSANSSTKYCNLIKKVELFIALPFLQNKRLDADSSKSSNGVEIVDTPGLDDPIRAREKITREFITHCDLLIHIMNASCAATEVDMDFILECLLRSNVARLLVVLSRADLLSPKELESSLYYTRASLAKELTKARFDGDIDALLSRIDFIPISSYFALGYTSNNAQIIAQASAKGYDKEKTGILAVQDYLDNALLGENSQKQRDILYRAYRAVGGIVKEEIEKVGIELCLSYASKDELESVIKDTKAKQEAIMQGYEAQKAEFSALGSELESYLAGLQKIITTNLNMHKNRLNSLVYDDMLYEISRGSVPKKERVSQLLEVGIDDISADLLREYRYKSAQKIASLKASIQMIDFMSAQTLLVDSKSGVDSADYSADSTIKSRVESKQKPKFDSSDLFSLNAKEHLSHIKSTLISSVYAVISSYKSASKSTLEVDFRNALDSALKSGFASLSEIILENNAAIKSAFLSEFEEILEASLKATKAKVALIEETIAKSLEAIKNTDIESLKSACANKDKALKDIQNELEIIIKALQ
- the fic gene encoding protein adenylyltransferase Fic — encoded protein: MTEIDKQSLQNAKRLFESADIDKIEVGTTQGLKAIHKYLFDGLYDFAGKIRVQNISKGNFRFANALYLKEVLKVIDTMSERDFESIITKYVEMNIAHPFMEGNGRATRIWLDMIFRKNLGVVVAWQNIDKHKYLQAMERSPVNDLELKSLIYPNLSANINDIESIFKGIEQSYFYESND
- the purC gene encoding phosphoribosylaminoimidazolesuccinocarboxamide synthase — translated: MQTPQNLQKQNLLYEGKGKKLYATQDANLIIAEFKDDLTAFNALKKSTQEGKGSLNCLISSAIFEILAKNGVASHFVARLDESNMLCKKVSIIPLEVVVRNIATGSLSKRLGIEDGKVLPFSLVEFYYKDDLLGDPLVNDEHCELLGIIKDKNDLEILRQKALEVNKILRSFFDERGVNLVDFKLEFGREAQGGTGEILLADEISPDSCRLWDKATNKKLDKDRFRQDLGNLKEAYEEILKRIQG
- the purS gene encoding phosphoribosylformylglycinamidine synthase subunit PurS; translated protein: MKAKVTIYLKEGVLDPQAKAIHNAIKSFNIDEIKQVSIAKQITLDFGSCDKDSAQNLAQKIAKDLLANPVIEDYAIEMLK